Genomic DNA from Aphelocoma coerulescens isolate FSJ_1873_10779 chromosome 31, UR_Acoe_1.0, whole genome shotgun sequence:
CCCGTCCTCGGCCGCGTCCCGGAAGCCCTGGATGATCAGCGGCATCACCTTGTCCCGCTCCTGGGGGGCACAGAGTGCTCCTGtcaccccccgtgtccctgcccccatgtcccctggcacccccagtgtcccctggcaccccccgtgtcccccattacaccccccgtgtcccttggcaccctccagtgtcccctggcaccccctgtgtccctggcaccctccatgtcccctggcaccccccGTGTCCTCCATTacaccccctgtgtcccctggcaccttcagtgtcccctggcaccccccgtgtcccccattacaccccccgtgtcccctggcaccccccGTGTCCTCCATTAcaccccccatgtcccctggcaccccccgtgtcccccattacaccccccgtgtcccttggcaccctccatgtcccctggcaccccctgTGGAGCGGGGCACAGAGTGCTCCTGtcaccccccgtgtccctggcacccccagtgtcccctggcaccccccgtgtccctggcACCCTCCAGTGTCCCCCGGcaccccccatgtcccctggcacccccgTGTCCTCCATTacaccccctgtgtcccctggcaccttcagtgtcccctggcacccccgTGTCCTCCATTacaccccctgtgtcccctggcaccccccgtgtccctggcaccccccagtgtcccctggcaCTTCTGTGTCCCTGGcacccccccgtgtcccctggcacctcccgtgtcccctggcaccccccGTGTGCTCTATCACACcccctgtccccttgtccccacTGTGACCCCTCCATGTCACTGTGACCCCCTTGCCACCCCAACACACGTGTCACTCTcttgtccctgtcaccccctgtcccctgcccccaGTGTGACCCTGTGACCCCTCCATGTCACTGTGACTCTTccatctctgtccctgtcacccccctgtCTCCACTGTgacccctccatgtccccaccatgacccccccatccctgtccctgtccccactgcGACCCCCCATGTCACTGTgaccccccatccctgtccctgtcccccccgtccccagtgtgacccctccatgtccctgtgacctctccatccctgtccctgtcacccccctgtccccttgtccccagtaTGACCCCCCATCACTGTGACCCCCCCATCCCCGTGACCCCCCCATCCCCTTGTCCCCACTGTGACCCCCCCATGTCACTGTgacccccccatccctgtcactgtcacccccctgtccccactgtgacccctccatgtccccactgTGACCCCCCCATGTCACCGTGACCCCCATCACTGtcacccccctgtccccagtaTGATCCCTCCACGTCACTGtgacccccctgcccccccaacACACGTGTCTCCTTCTTGTCCCTGACACCCCCTGTCTGCACTGTGACCCCTCCACGTCACTGTGACCCCTCCACGTCACTGTgacccccccatccctgtccctgtgacCCCCCGTCCCCAGTGTGACCCCTCCATGTCACTGTgacctccccatccctgtccctgccaccctcctgtccccttgtccccacTGTGACCCCTCCATGTCACTGTgacccccccatccctgtcacTGTCAGCCCCCATCTCCTGTCCCCACCATAACCCCTCCATGTCACTGTgacccccccatccctgtcaccccctgtccccACTGTGACCCCCCCATGTCACTGTCACcccctcccctgtccctgtccccccagctgtccctgtgtccctgcgcTGCCCGACGTCGCCGTCCCCTCCCTGGCACAGCGCCGCTGCCGTGTCACTGCCCCGTGGGCCCAtcacccccgtgccccccgtgccacCCCCAggccgtgtccccgtgtccccaggccgtgcccccgtgtccccaggccgtgtccccgtgtccccacctcGTCGCTCATGCGCTGGCTGACGCTCAGCAGCATCAGGACGTTGTCGCACTCGGTGACCCCCATGGCGTACAGGTCGCTCAGGACGTTGGCGCAGGCGATGCGGCCCTGGAACGGGgggcagggggtttggggggcccAGGATAGCACTGGGGGATCCTGATGTGGCATTTGGGGGGCCCCAGGTGGGGTGTGGGGGGCCCAGGATAGCACCGGGGGATCCTGATGTGGCATTTGGGGGGccccaggtgggatttggggggtccaggATAGCACCGGGGGATCCTGATGTGGCATTTGGGGGgcccaggtgggatttggggggcccAGGATAGCACCAGGGGATCCTGATGTGGCATTTGGGGGGccccaggtggggtttggggggtccaggATAGCACTGGGGGATCCTGATGTGGCATTTGGGGGGCCCAGGATAGCACTGGGGGATCCTGATGTGGCATTTGGGGGGCCCCAGGTGGGGTGTGGGGGGTCCAGGATAGCACCGGGGGATCCTGATGTGGCATTTGGGGGGTCCAGgtagggtttggggggtccaggATAGCACTGGGGGATCCTGATGTGGCATTTGGGGGGCCCAGGTGGGGTGTGGGGGGTCCAGGATAGCACCAGGGGATCCTGATGTGGCATTTGGGGGGCCCAGGTGGGGTGTGGGGGGTCCAGGATAGCACTGGGGGATCCTGATGTGGCATTTGGGGGGccccaggtggggtttgggagcCTTAGGATaggattggggggggggtctcaaggcggttttggggtccccaggtgggatttggcagggccaggacagGACTGGGAggttctgaggggatttggggtccccaaatGGGATTTAGGAAAGCCCAAGTTGGTGTTTAGAGGGCCTGGGATAGAACTGGGGGGGTCACAAGGGGATTTTAGGGGCTCccaaggggatttggggtgctcagAAAAGGGCTAAGAGacctggggggggatttggggggggtaaaatgggattggggaccCAGGAAACGATCTGGGGGCtctgaaggggatttggggtccccagggtgggttttgggggaccAAGGAGGGCTTGGGGGACCCAGGGACAGGACTGGAGGAACTACaacaggatttggggtcccacaCGGGGATTGGGGGGGGCAGAGAAGAATATTGGGGTTTGGagatggaatttgggggggcCTGGAATAGGATGGGGGGGGTCCAAAAGGATTTGGAACGCTCAGGGTGGGATTTGTGGGGcccagggaaaaattgggggaccTCAATTGGCTTTGGAGAGTGGCTGAGAAAggtctgggggtccccagaaggaggaagagaatcAGGGGGAAactggggggtccccaagggtgattttggggtgcaagGAGGATTTGTGGGGTCCCCGAGGGAGGGTTTTGGGTACCATCATGTAGGGGTCATCGATGATGGGGTAGAAGAAGTCGGTGGTCTGCACCAGCGAGAGCCCCCCGTGCCGCAGCGGGATCACGCACGAGTCCAGCCCGATGCCTGCGGGCACCGAGCGCTCAGGGGGGCACCGAGCCCACCCAGGGGGGCACCGAGCCCACCCAGGGGGGGCACAGACCCATCAGCGGGGGCCCCAACCCCATCCCGGGGGGCACAGATCCTTCaggcggggcacggggggggcaccGAGCCCTTTGTGGGGGGGCAGGGAGCGGCTCGGCgcgggcagggatggggggcacaggagccCGTGAGGGGGCACAGACCCCGCTGGGGGGAGGGGCAAGAACCGGACGGGGAGGGAAACACGGATCCGGTTCGGGGGGCGGGacccgggcccagcccaggggaggaACCGGATCCGGGGGgcccctcctgtccctgccccctccccgcggctccgcccctcccctcccctcccctccccccctccgaACGCCCtttgccccctccccccccccccccgggccaCCTTTGCCCCGTGCCCCCCGTCACGTGCCTGAGGCCCCCCGGTCCCTCCTGCGCCCTCCGGACTCCCTCGaggtccctccagcccctccccgcCACGTCCCGAGCCCCTCCAGAGCCCTCCTGGCCTCCCCCTGCGCCCCCCCAAGCCCTCGAGACCCTCAGCACCCCCTCGAAGCGTTCCCCCGAGGCCTCCCAGGCCTCCTCAACTCCCCCCAGCCGCGTCTCTGAgccacccccagagccccctgaCCTCTGAAGACCTCCCGGGACCTCCAAGATCCCCCCACTCTCACCCAGCGCCGGGGCCCCGCCGCTCTCCGCTTCCGCCCCTTcccctccgcctcctcctcccggGCGCTGTCCCTCGAGTCCCGCCAGGAGCTTGAGCAGCGTCTCCTGCGGGACTTTGCAGCCTCAGCCGCGCAGTTCCCCGTAGGCCGTGAGGCGCCAGGACGGGTCCAGCCCCAGCGCCGCGGGGTCGAAGCGCCGCGACCCGCCCGGCACCGCCGCCATCGTGGAATGCACCGCGGCGCccagcgccgccgcctctgATTGGCTGCGGCgctgccggcggcgggcgctgaTTGGGCGACGCGTGAGGAACGCGGGCGGGGATTGGTCGGTTGTGAGGGGGAGGGAGCGGGGCGAACGATGGGCGGGGACTAAGGAGGTGTGAGAGGTGAGGAGAGCGGCGATTGGTCGGTGCGAGCAGTGGGCGTGGCTTACGGGTGAGAGAGGCGGGAACAGCGCGAGGCGGTGGCGGGAAGCGCGCGAGGCGGGTGCTGATTGGTCAGGCtggccgagggggcgtggctccATGGGAGGAGGCGCGCGGGGATTGGCTGGGCCCGAGGGAGGCGGAGCCGCTCGCCCTCGGTGGGCGGGGTGGCGGCGTGGCCGGAAGCGGAAGTGCCGGGCAGGTGCCACCATGGCGGCCCCGGGGGCGGcggacggcggcggcggctccggcgaTTCCGCGGGGCCCGCGACGGGTGAGGAGGGGACGGGCGAGGAGGGGACGGGCAGGGCCCTGGGGGGCGGCTGCGGGGCggctgcggggcgggggggcccgGGCAGAGCCGTGCGGGGGCTGTGGGCGGGGGGCctgagggggctgtgggggtccTGGCGGGAGAGGGGTCgcggggcagagcaggggccgGAGGCACCCgcagggtttggggggctgggggcggttgtggggggcggggggcacggggagttcagggctgggggggtcccgcCATGGGGCCCGAGTGACCCCCGGTGTCGCGGCGGGTGGGGGGTTCTCCGTCCCGGGGGTCGCGGGGGGCTCGGCCCGCGGGCTCCCGGCCCCGGTGACGCCGCGGTGTCCCCGCAGTGTCGCGGCGGGTGAAGTACGCCAGCCTGGGcgtgctggtgctgcagaacGCGTCGCTCGTGCTCAGCATCCGCTACGTGCGGACCCTGCCCGGGGAGCGCTTCCTGCCCACCACGGCCGTGGTGATGGCCGAGGCCATGAAGGGCAGcgcctgcctgctgctgctgctgatccaGCACCGCGgtgagggggacacgggggacactgggggcacggggggggacacggcctgtgcctgctgctgctgctgatccaGCACCGCGGTgagggggacatcggggacactgggggcacggggggggacacggcctgtgcctgctgctgctgctgatccaGCACCGCGGTgagggggacatcggggacactgggggcacgGGGATGAGGCTGTGAGGGAACAGGGACACAGGCGGTGctgtctcctcttccttctgctccagctctgaggtggggctggggacacaaaAGGATGCAGGGACACGAGGGGGGGACGTGACGGGGACACGGGAGAGACCTGGGGgtgaggggacacggaggggacacgggagggACCTTGGGAACAAGATGGGACGGGGGAGGGGTGAAGGGGACACgtggcagggacaggaggggactgggggtggCAGCGAgggggggcgtggccagcccgggcggtgtcccctgtgccccaggCAGTGTCCGGCAGACGGCGGTGACGCTGCACGAGGCCGTGGTGGGACAGTTTGGGGACACGCTGCGCCTGGCCGTGCCCTCGCTCATCTACACCCTGCAGAACAACCTGCAGTACGTGGCCATCTCCAACCTGCCCGCGGCCACCTTCCAGGTGGGACAGGGGGCACCTGGGGCCACGGGGGGATGTGTGGTGACCCCGGTGCTGTCCCTGcgcccgtgtccctgtccctgtgtccagggtccccatccctgtccctggtgTCCCTGCAGGTGACGGTGTCCCCGTGCCCCTGGTGGCCCCATGTCCCTGTTCCCACACCCGTGTCTGTGTCTCCAGGTGACCCTGTTCCCACCCCGGTccttgtccccaggtgtccccatccccatggcaCCCTCGTGGGGatcctgtcccccaggtgtccctgtccccgctgtccccatgtgactgtccctgctgtccccacaggtgtccccactgtcccccaggTGACCCTGTCTGCCAGGTgaccctgtccccgtgtcactgtccccactgtccccccaggtgaccctgtccccgctgtccccgtgtccctgtccccgctgtcccccaggtgtccccactgtccccccaggtgtccctgacccccaggtgaccctgtccccactgtccccccaggTATCCCTGTCTCCgctgtcccccaggtgtccccactgtccccccaggtgtccctgacccccaggtgaccctgtccccgctgtccccgtgtccctgtccccgctgtcccccaggtgtccccactgtccccccaggtgtccctgacccccaggtgaccctgtccccgctgtcccccaggtgtccccactgtccccccaggtgtccgtgtcccccaggtgtccctgtccccgctgtccccaggtgtccctgtccccgctgtccccaggtgaccctgtccccgctgtccccccaggTCACGTACCAGCTGAAGATCCTGACCACGGCGCTGTTctcggtgctgctgctgggcacggCGCTGTCCCGCCTGCAGTGGCTGTCGCTGGCGCTGCTCTTCGCGGGCGTGGCGCTGGTGCAGGCGGAGCAGGCGCGGGCCGTGCCCGTGGCCGCGGCGCTGGCGCCGTCCCCCGGCCCCGAGGGGCCCCCGCAGAGCTACGCCGTGGGGCTGGCGGCCGTGGCCGCCTCCTGCCTGTCCTCGGGCTTCGCCGGCGTCTACTTCGAGCGGCTGCTGAAGCGCTCGGGCGGCTCCATCTGGGTGCGCAACGTCCAGCTGGGCGCCGTGGGCACggccgtggggctgggggccaTGCTGGCCGCGGAGGGCCCGGCCGTGGCCGCGCTCGGCTTCTTCTACGGCTACAACGGCGCCGTGTGGGCCGTGGTGGTCAACCAGGCGGCCGGGGGGCTGCTGGTGGCCGTGGTGGTGCGCTACGCCGACAACATCCTCAAGGGCTTCGCCACGGCGCTCTCCATCCTGGCCTCCACGGCCGCCTCCGCGCACCTCTTCGGCTTCCGGCCGCGCGCGCCCTTCCTGGCCGGCACCGCCATGGTCCTGGCCGCCGTGGTGCTCTAcgggcggccccgcggcgccTCCGGCCGCGCCCAGGACAGCGGCAAGTCAGTGGGGCCGTAGGGACGGGCACAGCCCGGGAccggccccgagcccccggggCTGGCCCTGAgccgccggggagggggaggggagggggggacccaGGTGTGGGGTCGGCAGTGAGGGGTCGGCAGGTGAGGGGTCCGCAGTGAGGGGGCCACAGGTGTGGGGGCCACAGGAGCAGGGTCTGCAGGAGCGGGGGCTCGTTGGCGCTTGTTGAGGCTCATTGGGGCTCATTGAGGCTCGTTGGGGCTCATTGGGGCTCGTTGGGGCTCATTGGGGCTCATTAAGGCTCGTTGGGGCTCATTGGGGCTCGCTGGGGCTCATTGGGGCTCGTTGAGGCTCATTGGGGCTCATTGGGGCTCGTTGGGGCTCATTAAGGCTCGTTGGGGCTCATTGGGGCTCGCTGGGGCTCATTGGGGCTCGTTGAGGCTCATTGGGGCTCGTTGGGGCTCATTGGGACTCGTTGGGGCTCATTAAGGCTCGTTGGGGCTCATTAGGGCTCGTTGGGGCTCACTGGGGCTCATTGGGGCTCGTTGAGGCTCATTGGGGCTCATTAGGGCTCGTTGGGGCTCATTGGGACTCGTTGGGGCTCATTGGGGCTCATTGGGACTCATTGGGGCTCGTTGGGGCTCGTTGGGGCTCGTTGGGGCTCGTTAGGGCTCGTTGGGGCTCGTTGGGGCTCGTTGGGGCTCGTTAGGGCTCGTTGGGGCTCGTTGGGGCTCGTTGGGGCTCGTTGGGGCTCATTGGGACTCGTTGGGGCTCGTTGGGGCTCGTTGGGGCTCGTTGGGGCTCATTAGGGCTTGTTGGGGCTCGTTAGGGCTCGTTGGGGCTCGTTAGGGCTCATTAGGatggggaggagctgggggtccCGGATTTCTCTGGGGCAGGGACTCGTTGGGGCCGCAGGACCCGCGGGGCTCATTAGGTCATGGGGCTCATTAGGTCACGGGGTTCATTAAGGCTCATTAGGGGCTGGCGAAGTGCCTGAGGCTGTTGGTCGAGAGGGGTGGGGAGCGCGTTAATTGGTGTTAATTAATTGGTGGGGCTCGTTCAGGTTCGTTGGGGGACCCCGCGGTGGAGGTTAATGAGGTTAATGAGATTAATGAGATTAATGAGGTTAATGAGGTCAGTGAGGTCAGGGGCTAACGAGGTCCGAGGTTAATGAAGGAGCTCTGGGTTAATGGAGGGGCTCATTGGGACCCCCGGCCCCTCTGTGGgggtcccccctccctcccttggCCCCCCCGcccggtgggggaggggccggatGTACAGATTTTgtaggggggggaggggccgggcgCGTTTTTAACGAGGATTCGGGCTAATAAAGGCGGATTTGGTTACCGGCGCGTGCTGGGGGAGGGGCACTAACACACTAACACGGGGGGAGGGGCGCCATAGGGACCCCCGGGGCGTATGGGAGCCATAGGGACCCCCCAGGGCCATGTAGGATCTATAGGGGATCCCCCGGGCCATACAGGATCCATAGGGACCCTCCCCAGGGCCATACAGGATCCATAGGGGATCCCCAGAGCCATATAGGATCCATAGCGACCCTCCCCAGGGGGGATCCATAGGGATCCCCAGAGCCATATAGGATCTATAGGGACCCCCCAGTGCCATACAGGATCCATAGGGGATCCCCCGGGCCATATAGGATCCATAGGGACCCTCCCCAGGGCCATACAGGATCCATAGGGATCCCCAGAGCCATATAGGATCTATAGGGATCCCCAGAGCCATATAGGATCTATAGGGACCCTCCCCAGGGCCATACAGGATCCATAGGGATCCCTAGAGCCATATAGGATCTATAGGGACCCCCCAGTGCCATACAGGATCCATAGGGGATCCCCCGGCCCATATAGGATCCATAGGGACCCTCCCCAGGGCCATACAGGATCCATAGGGATCCCCAGAGCCATATAGGATCTATAGGGATCCCCAGAGCCATATAGGATCTATAGGGACCCTCCCCAGGGCCATACAGGATCCATAGGGATCCCTAGAGCCATATAGGATCTATAGGGGCCCCCCAGTGCCATATAGGATCCATAGGGACCCTCCCCAGGGGGGATCCATAGGGATCCCCAGAACCATATAGGATCTATAGGGACCCCCCAGTGCCATACAGGATCCATAGGGGATCCCCCGGGCCATATAGGATCCATAGGGACCCTCCCCAATGCCATATAGGATCTATAGGGACCCCCCAGAGCCATACAGGATCCATAGGGACCCTCCCCAGGGCCATACAGGATCCATAGGGACCCTCCCCAGGGCCATACAGGATCCATGGGGACCCCCCGGGCCGTATGGGATCCATAGGGCCGCCCTCAGCCCCGGGCTCTCTCTCTCTTGCAGGTCTCCCAACAAGGACAAGGGCACCTGATGGCACCGagcgccccgcccggcccccctGAGCCCTATAGGGCCTGTATGGAGCCCCCTGAGCCCTATAGGGCCTGTATGGAGCCCCCTGAGCCCTATAGGGACTGTATGGAGCCCCCTGAGCCCTATAGGGCCTGTATGGAGCCCCCTGAGCCCTATAGGGCCTGTATGGAGCCCCCTGAGCCCTATAGGGCCTGTATGGAGCCCTCCCACGCCCTAAAGAGGCCATAtggaccccccccctcccctgcagGCTCTAAAGgggccctgcagcccctccccccccggggGCTATAGGGACCCTATGGACACCCCCCAGTCCCTATAGGGGCCATAaggacccctcccccctcctGGGGGCTATAGGGACCCTCCTATAGGGGCCATATGGACCCCGCCCCCCCTGCTGGGGGCTATAGGGACCCTATGGACACCCCCCGGTCCCTATAGGGGCCATAtggacccctcccccctcccggGGGCTATAGGGACCCTATGGACACTCCTAGTCCCTATAGGGGCCATATGGACCCCGCCCCCCCTGCTGGGGGCTATAGGGACCGCTCGCACCCCCCAGTCCCTATAGGGCCCGTATGGCCCCGCCCCGCTCAGTCCCTATAGGGACCTTATGGACACCCCCCGGTCCCTATAGGGCCCGTATGGCCCCGCCCCGCGGTTTTCATGTGAATTAAGACGATTTTGGTCAAAGCGTTGACTCCGCGCGATCGCCAGGGGGCGCCATCCTCTGGCGGCCTCCACGCATGCGCCGCTCGGTCCCGCCCCTCGCACTCCCATTGGCCGCCAGGAAATGATTGACAGGAACCACAGAGGCGAGGCTTTATCGGTCCCAGAGCGGCTACGTGACATCACTTCCGCCCGGGAAAGGCGGGAAACGCCAGGAAGCGGAAGTTGAAACCATCGAGAGGCGCTTCCGGCAGGGCGGAGCGGCCCGCGCGGGGCGGAGCGGCCGCGCTCTCGGTGGCGCCCGGTCCTCCCAGCGGCCCCCAgcttctcccagtgctcccagttccccccgatcgctcccagtgccctcccagagCCTCAGCGCAGCAGCCGGGCCAGCACCCAGCAGCCCAGCGTCACCCAGTGACTGGCCCAGTTCAGCTCCGACCACTTGCGCACCGTGTAGGCCATCCCGTAGCCCTGAGGGGACAAGATGGCgtcggggggggaggggtgtcAGAACACCGGGGGCGACCCCAAACCCTGGGGAGGCTCTGGGGGGTCTCGGGGTCCCACCTGCTCCTCCACGGCGTCCTCGGCCTCCATGTCGAACAGGGCGCCCAGGTAGgacaggtggaacagggccagGGCCCCCAGGGCCGCGTTCAGCGCCCGCACCCACAGCGTCTGCGGGGACCCCGGACCCCTTCAGGGACCCTCTAAACCCCTgcagggatcccccaaatccccccgtgTTCTCCGCCCACACCCACTCTGtctgtgggacccccaaactcctccagagacccccccaaggaacccccaaattcctccatgGAGTGCTGACACCCACAGCGTCTGCGGGGCCTCCCAGGACCCCTGAGGCCCCTTGGCCAggccccagggaccccccagccctcccccaaatcccctcagagccccccaaaccctctgccctctccctgGGACACCCAAATTCCTCCGCCCAGAgatccccaaacctccccatcctgcccttcaccacccccaaaccaccccagagACCACCCGGGGGCCCCCGACCTCTCTGAGCCCCCCcaagctccccagggcccctcaaAGCTGAGCACCCTGCCCCACGGGCTCTGtgcccctcagggacccccccatcTCACGTCCTTGTGGCGGTGGGCGCAGCGCGGGGGGCAGCGCTTGGACAGGACGCAGGCGTCAAAGATGGCGGCCAAGCGCTGcctcagggctggggggggcgggggcgtGGTCAGAGCGAGCCACGCCCACCACGGACCACACCCCCATGGCCCCGCCCCCAGCTCTCAGTGCCCCGCCCACACCCCACGGCCCCGCCCACACCCCATggccccgcccccacccccACGGCCCCGCCCACATCCCACGGCCCCGCCCACACCCCATggccccgcccccacccccACGGCCCCGCCCACACCCCATGGCCCCGCCCACAGCTCTCAGTGCCCCCCCACACCCCATGGCCCCGCCCACACCCCATGGCCCCGCCCACAGCTCTCAGTGCCCCGCCCACACCCCATGGCCCCGCCCACAACTCTCAGTGCCCCACCcacaccccatagccccgcccacagCTCTCAGTGCCCCACCCACAGCCCTCGGTGCCCCGCCCACATTCATAGGCCCCGCCCATGCCCCACCCATTCACATCTCTCTGAATTCCATCATTGAAACCCCACCCACGAGCCCTCAGCCACACCCACCTCAGGGCCCCACCCACATCTTCAGCCCCGCCCACCCCGAGCCCCGCCCACCCCGCGAGCCCCACCCCCATCctcggccctgcccacccagggCCCACCCACCTCCTCACCCAGCTCAAGGCCCCACCCACATCCCCAGCACGGCCCACCCAGAGCCACACCCACCCCATGGGCCCCACCCACATTCTCAGCCCCGCCCACCCAGGGCCACACCCACATCCCCAGGGCCCCACCCAcctctccagccctgcccacccagCACCACACCCACCCCAGAGCCCCACCCATATCCCCAGGGCCCCACCCACCTCTCCAGCCCCGCCCACCCAGCACCACACCCACCCCAGAGCCCCACCCACATTCC
This window encodes:
- the SLC35A2 gene encoding UDP-galactose translocator, with translation MAAPGAADGGGGSGDSAGPATVSRRVKYASLGVLVLQNASLVLSIRYVRTLPGERFLPTTAVVMAEAMKGSACLLLLLIQHRGSVRQTAVTLHEAVVGQFGDTLRLAVPSLIYTLQNNLQYVAISNLPAATFQVTYQLKILTTALFSVLLLGTALSRLQWLSLALLFAGVALVQAEQARAVPVAAALAPSPGPEGPPQSYAVGLAAVAASCLSSGFAGVYFERLLKRSGGSIWVRNVQLGAVGTAVGLGAMLAAEGPAVAALGFFYGYNGAVWAVVVNQAAGGLLVAVVVRYADNILKGFATALSILASTAASAHLFGFRPRAPFLAGTAMVLAAVVLYGRPRGASGRAQDSGKSPNKDKGT